Proteins found in one Vagococcus carniphilus genomic segment:
- a CDS encoding beta-glucoside-specific PTS transporter subunit IIABC, with product MSKYEQLAKEIVEHVGGEKNINSLTHCVTRLRFKLKDEKSADESFLKQLDGVITVMKSGGQFQVVIGNHVPDVYAEVVKVANISTESTEKVESGDSKKIMDKFIDIISGVFQPVLGIMSAAGMLKGFNILFSVMGLYSDTSGAYQLFNAMSDVLFMFLPVFLGYTSAKKFGLKPMIGMLLGLSLCYPAIQLSALSEAGKPLYTLFANSGVFSTPIYMEFFNIPIITMDYTSTVLPVIFIVYVAAKCQSFLEKRIPDVLKLFMVPMLTIVISMTLGFLVIGPLATYASNLIAEGVMLIRSFSPMLAGAFIGFFWQILVIFGLHWGIIPLYVNNIATLGYDNVMMPFFATTFAQTAVVFAMMLKTKDKQLKALTASSVISGIFGITEPAIYGITLPRKKPFIISCIASGIAGAYYGYANLREYIFGGMGIFEFPAMINPETKGMGDIWVALIGLAIAIPIAFILTMIFYKDEETVAPKVEKTVTKETTKFESSPQAIYSPMEGQVIPLSDIKDEAFSQGLLGKGVGLIPTKGKLYAPFTGTVVSIFPTKHAIGLVSESGIEVLIHVGLDTVQMEGEGFTTFVEQGAKVEKGQHILSFDIEKIKAAGFSVETPIVITNSDDFMDIITLDPKSIEKEELIITTIV from the coding sequence ATGAGTAAATATGAACAGTTAGCAAAAGAAATTGTTGAGCATGTAGGTGGGGAAAAAAATATTAATAGTCTCACTCATTGTGTGACACGGTTAAGATTTAAATTAAAAGATGAAAAAAGCGCTGATGAATCCTTTTTAAAACAACTTGATGGTGTGATTACTGTCATGAAATCAGGAGGGCAATTTCAAGTTGTCATTGGGAATCATGTACCAGATGTCTATGCTGAAGTTGTTAAAGTAGCCAATATTTCAACTGAATCGACAGAAAAAGTAGAGTCTGGTGATTCAAAAAAAATAATGGATAAGTTTATCGATATTATTTCTGGTGTATTCCAACCTGTATTAGGGATTATGTCAGCTGCAGGTATGTTAAAAGGGTTCAATATTTTATTTAGTGTCATGGGGCTCTATTCTGACACAAGTGGAGCGTATCAACTATTTAACGCTATGTCAGATGTCCTATTCATGTTTTTACCTGTTTTTCTAGGTTATACGTCAGCTAAAAAATTTGGATTAAAACCTATGATTGGTATGTTACTTGGATTATCGTTATGTTATCCAGCTATTCAATTAAGTGCTTTATCAGAAGCGGGTAAGCCGTTATATACCTTATTTGCTAATTCAGGTGTATTTAGCACACCAATTTATATGGAATTTTTTAATATTCCTATTATAACAATGGATTATACATCTACTGTTTTACCAGTAATTTTTATTGTTTATGTAGCAGCTAAGTGCCAATCATTCTTGGAGAAAAGAATTCCAGATGTTTTAAAATTATTCATGGTCCCTATGTTAACAATTGTTATATCTATGACTCTAGGTTTCTTAGTAATTGGTCCATTAGCTACTTATGCGTCTAATTTAATTGCTGAAGGTGTGATGCTTATTAGAAGCTTCAGTCCGATGTTAGCAGGTGCTTTTATTGGGTTCTTCTGGCAAATATTAGTTATTTTTGGACTGCATTGGGGTATTATTCCACTCTACGTTAATAATATTGCTACACTAGGTTATGACAATGTGATGATGCCATTTTTTGCGACAACTTTTGCTCAAACTGCAGTTGTTTTTGCCATGATGTTAAAAACAAAAGACAAACAATTAAAAGCTCTAACAGCATCATCAGTTATTTCAGGTATTTTTGGTATTACAGAACCGGCTATTTACGGGATTACTTTACCAAGAAAGAAACCATTTATTATTAGTTGTATTGCTTCAGGGATTGCTGGTGCTTACTATGGTTATGCTAATTTAAGAGAGTATATATTTGGTGGTATGGGTATTTTTGAATTTCCTGCCATGATTAACCCAGAAACAAAAGGGATGGGAGATATTTGGGTTGCATTAATTGGTTTGGCTATTGCTATCCCAATTGCTTTTATTTTAACGATGATTTTTTATAAAGATGAAGAAACAGTGGCACCTAAAGTAGAAAAAACAGTAACAAAAGAAACAACTAAATTCGAGTCTTCACCTCAGGCTATTTATAGCCCAATGGAAGGACAAGTTATTCCATTATCGGATATAAAAGATGAAGCATTCTCACAAGGTTTGTTAGGAAAAGGTGTGGGTCTCATTCCAACAAAAGGCAAACTCTATGCGCCATTTACTGGAACAGTTGTTTCGATTTTTCCAACTAAACATGCGATTGGTCTTGTTTCTGAAAGTGGTATTGAAGTCTTGATTCATGTTGGTCTTGATACGGTTCAAATGGAAGGTGAAGGATTTACCACATTTGTAGAGCAAGGAGCGAAAGTAGAAAAAGGACAACATATCTTATCCTTTGATATTGAAAAAATTAAGGCAGCTGGTTTTTCAGTAGAAACACCAATTGTTATTACGAATTCAGATGACTTTATGGATATCATTACTCTTGATCCAAAATCTATTGAAAAAGAAGAATTAATTATTACAACAATTGTTTAG
- a CDS encoding 6-phospho-beta-glucosidase, producing the protein MSLPTNFLWGGATAANQTEGAFDKASRGRSNMDFVPSGPLRDEIIVNGVADFTDQSGLYYPSRKAIDMYHHYEEDIALFAEMGFSVYRLSISWSRIFPNGDEKEPNEEGLKFYQQVFETCQNYNIEPLVTISHFECPAHLIEHYGSWANKKMIDFYLNYCNTLFTRFKGLVKYWITFNEINMILHAPYMATGIRIADEENKNQAIYQAAHHQLIASAKATKLAKEIDSNNQIGCMLAAGDTYGYTCAPEDVWAAKLADRENYFFTDVQVRGYYPSYFKKRLEREKIELDFSENVLDLLSNHTVDFIGFSYYSSSLISADPAIQETTEGNLFPTLNNPYLKSSEWGWLIDPLGLRITMNSLYDRYQKPLFIVENGLGANDVVEPDGMINDDYRIDYLREHIKMMIAAVDEDGVDLMGYTSWGPIDLVSASSGELSKRYGFIYVDQNNEGTGSNERKKKKSFEWYKQVIKTNGAVL; encoded by the coding sequence ATGAGTTTACCAACTAATTTTTTATGGGGCGGAGCAACCGCTGCTAATCAAACTGAAGGAGCATTTGATAAAGCATCCAGAGGTAGATCAAATATGGATTTTGTTCCAAGTGGACCTTTAAGAGATGAAATCATTGTTAATGGTGTTGCTGATTTCACTGATCAATCTGGTTTGTATTATCCAAGTAGAAAAGCGATTGATATGTATCATCATTATGAGGAAGATATTGCTTTATTTGCAGAGATGGGTTTTTCTGTGTACCGCCTATCTATCTCTTGGTCGCGAATTTTTCCAAATGGAGACGAAAAAGAACCTAATGAAGAAGGTCTTAAATTTTATCAACAAGTTTTTGAAACATGTCAAAATTACAATATCGAACCTCTTGTAACGATTAGTCATTTTGAGTGTCCAGCACATTTGATTGAACATTATGGTTCATGGGCTAATAAAAAAATGATTGATTTCTATTTGAATTACTGTAATACCTTATTTACTAGGTTCAAAGGATTAGTTAAATATTGGATTACTTTCAATGAAATCAATATGATTTTACATGCACCTTACATGGCAACAGGTATACGAATAGCTGATGAAGAAAACAAGAATCAAGCCATTTATCAAGCCGCTCATCATCAGTTGATTGCAAGTGCTAAAGCAACAAAATTAGCGAAAGAAATTGATTCCAATAATCAAATAGGTTGTATGTTAGCTGCAGGAGATACTTATGGTTATACATGTGCTCCTGAAGATGTATGGGCTGCAAAATTAGCTGATCGCGAAAATTATTTTTTTACAGATGTTCAAGTGAGAGGCTATTACCCAAGTTATTTCAAAAAAAGATTGGAACGTGAAAAAATTGAATTAGATTTTTCAGAAAATGTTCTTGATTTATTATCTAATCATACAGTTGATTTTATTGGTTTTTCTTATTATTCTTCTAGTTTAATCAGTGCTGATCCAGCTATTCAGGAAACAACAGAAGGCAATTTGTTCCCAACCTTAAATAATCCTTATTTGAAATCAAGCGAATGGGGTTGGTTAATCGATCCACTAGGTTTGAGAATCACAATGAATAGCTTATATGATCGTTATCAAAAGCCGTTATTTATTGTTGAAAATGGGTTAGGTGCCAATGATGTTGTAGAACCTGATGGAATGATTAATGATGATTACCGAATCGACTATCTTAGAGAACATATAAAAATGATGATTGCTGCTGTTGATGAAGATGGTGTTGATTTAATGGGATATACCTCTTGGGGGCCAATTGATTTAGTCAGTGCTAGTAGTGGTGAATTGAGTAAAAGATACGGTTTTATTTATGTTGATCAAAACAACGAAGGAACAGGCAGTAATGAACGTAAAAAGAAAAAATCTTTTGAGTGGTATAAACAAGTCATTAAGACAAATGGAGCTGTATTATAA
- a CDS encoding LacI family DNA-binding transcriptional regulator, whose product MKKNITISDVALEAGVSKTTVSRYLNGQFGKMSQETKEKIEAVIKELNYRPNKQAQSLKSKRSYLIGVVVSDISNMYSSLLLKGIGEVLGKAGYQMIIMDAANSIEQEKELLNKLIDQSVEGIILQASSRDANHYSFLKEANIPILLVDREVEPLIFPLVTTDNEDATKKIVQVILDKKYDEIVVISEPLKDIITREVRYNSVKEKVLENKKEVKLIEVDKKLDLEQVLFELVNSTKKIAIFASNGRMLMDILTILVTKKIEIPSDIGIVGFDDWNLSALVGPGITSVEQKTKLIGEESGKKILSYLDDEPIVIETFIVPADIQLRNSL is encoded by the coding sequence ATGAAGAAGAATATTACAATTTCTGATGTTGCCTTAGAGGCAGGTGTTTCAAAAACAACTGTATCTAGATATTTAAATGGTCAATTTGGAAAAATGTCTCAAGAGACAAAAGAAAAGATTGAAGCAGTTATAAAAGAATTAAATTATCGTCCTAACAAGCAAGCTCAATCTCTAAAATCTAAAAGAAGCTATTTAATTGGTGTTGTTGTATCTGATATTTCTAATATGTATTCATCTTTATTATTAAAGGGAATAGGTGAAGTGTTAGGTAAAGCAGGCTATCAAATGATTATTATGGATGCTGCTAATTCAATCGAACAAGAAAAAGAATTGCTTAATAAATTAATTGATCAAAGTGTTGAAGGGATTATTTTACAAGCTTCATCAAGAGATGCTAATCATTATAGTTTCTTAAAAGAAGCAAATATTCCTATTTTACTTGTTGATCGGGAAGTAGAGCCTTTAATTTTCCCGTTGGTTACAACAGATAATGAGGATGCTACAAAAAAAATAGTGCAGGTCATTCTTGATAAGAAGTATGATGAAATTGTTGTGATTAGTGAACCTTTAAAAGATATTATTACGCGAGAAGTAAGATATAATTCTGTTAAAGAGAAAGTTTTAGAAAATAAAAAAGAAGTAAAACTAATAGAAGTTGATAAAAAATTAGATTTAGAACAAGTTTTATTTGAGTTAGTTAACTCTACGAAAAAAATAGCTATTTTTGCTTCCAATGGTCGCATGCTAATGGATATACTAACAATCTTGGTGACAAAAAAGATAGAAATTCCATCAGATATAGGAATTGTTGGTTTTGATGATTGGAATTTATCAGCATTAGTAGGTCCAGGAATTACTAGTGTCGAACAAAAAACGAAATTAATTGGAGAAGAAAGTGGGAAAAAAATACTATCGTATCTAGATGATGAACCGATTGTCATCGAAACTTTTATTGTTCCAGCTGATATTCAATTAAGAAATTCATTATAA
- a CDS encoding sugar phosphate isomerase/epimerase family protein translates to MMSNIVLNLLVFDEQVKKGNLQSNLIREGIKLGFNQFEVRREYFSNIEKESIDIKKLANNFDLELFYSVPDEVFKQGEINTNLQTYLEEAKAFGAKHIKWNIGDFENFKGELTELTVLTNQGIKVNIENDQTELSGKIKAIEAFMKAVTKVGVNIGYVYDLGNWPFVEEDETEAAKKLAQYVKYIHVKDVKKQQDKPLVKPLDHGDIDWRACLAILPSDVPIAIEYPTRSSKEILTAKELLEEV, encoded by the coding sequence ATGATGAGTAATATAGTATTAAACCTACTAGTGTTTGATGAACAAGTAAAAAAAGGAAACTTACAAAGTAACTTAATCAGAGAGGGAATCAAGTTAGGTTTTAATCAATTTGAAGTAAGAAGAGAGTATTTTTCTAACATAGAAAAAGAGTCAATTGATATCAAAAAACTAGCTAACAATTTTGATTTAGAGTTATTTTATAGTGTTCCAGATGAAGTTTTTAAACAGGGAGAAATAAATACTAATTTACAAACTTATTTAGAAGAAGCCAAAGCTTTTGGTGCAAAACATATTAAGTGGAATATTGGAGACTTTGAAAATTTCAAAGGAGAGTTAACTGAACTGACAGTTTTAACTAATCAAGGCATCAAAGTTAATATTGAAAATGATCAAACTGAGTTATCAGGAAAAATTAAAGCTATTGAAGCATTTATGAAAGCGGTAACTAAAGTGGGGGTTAACATTGGTTATGTTTATGATTTAGGTAATTGGCCGTTTGTAGAAGAAGACGAAACGGAAGCTGCTAAAAAATTAGCTCAATATGTTAAGTATATCCATGTTAAAGATGTTAAAAAACAACAAGATAAACCATTAGTAAAACCCCTTGATCATGGAGATATCGATTGGAGAGCTTGTTTAGCAATTCTGCCAAGTGATGTACCAATCGCTATTGAATACCCAACTCGTTCATCAAAAGAAATACTTACAGCAAAAGAATTATTAGAAGAGGTGTAA